A window from Drosophila yakuba strain Tai18E2 chromosome 3L, Prin_Dyak_Tai18E2_2.1, whole genome shotgun sequence encodes these proteins:
- the LOC6533295 gene encoding RINT1-like protein produces the protein MHAKLSETELRIVARLNEEIGKDASRLHRASHLVSHYKERLQVLSQTLDYEDAQNVSCYKSAFQCQQQVCESIDFELEKLAQFEAKLKKKLKECQPALEGVAEDLDKVRQLQRLQQYLRLVQDIQEISAALGNAIDGKDEDKLVNIYLTLYEGNDCEHSVVGRLQAVQAQSLKSFAERTAIYWHKLLLKRLSSEFEAVLKSMRWAHLEQQTLNYSPTRDTAKAQLLAEYMFLIKSPAEEHAPLQSITPSIVCEPINQVVQLLLAPYRQRFTFHFTGTRQTNRLDKPEWFYTQILNWGKETHFFVGKTFQPSAIKAGKLDYNLRLEFMRGLVQLAIEKLAVDIEQIAQDELLFAHLLDETLAFESELRETFGYPASFPSAISVITQPMYLLRWISLEERFCAEKMDEILQAETPFQLIDPNTFEDDLKIPKCADQFMRLLDAIKDRYYGLIQPGHQLQFLHLQLELIDSFRRRLVQLHSSGAVPSIPVLNAINYLVMVLREWGENVHYLHLHAALAGPNATEINSVFEHAVAELEHWARQLMRNLATKATNEMKAKSMSYRHDAWPTMPEQNCREPFILSPSGGEMFQVLVTLLHNLDRELSANLFNQTLRLIAHQIDEFMLESMVMNTKFAPAGAAQFNYDMTRNLFALFGQYTRRPELLFKRIHDACKLLAAARGTALLLLETLRSNQSVEEKTKPLRELHVLSMDSKQCIEVLERRTDIKMF, from the exons ATGCATGCAAAGCTCAGTGAAACCGAGTTGCGCATAGTGGCGCGTCTAAATGAGGAGATTGGAAAGGATGCCAGCCGGCTGCATCGGGCCAGTCACCTCGTTAGCCACTACAAAGAGCGCCTCCAAGTTTTGTCACAAACG CTGGACTACGAGGATGCCCAGAACGTGTCCTGCTACAAATCCGCCTTCCAGTGCCAGCAACAGGTCTGCGAGAGCATCGACTTCGAGCTGGAGAAGCTGGCCCAGTTCGAAGCCAAGCTGAAAAAGAAGCTCAAGGAGTGCCAGCCTGCCCTTGAGGGCGTGGCCGAGGACTTGGACAAAGTGCGCCAACTGCAGCGTTTGCAGCAGTATCTACGCCTGGTCCAGGACATCCAGGAGATAAGCGCTGCCCTGGGCAATGCCATCGATGGCAAGGACGAGGACAAACTGGTCAATATCTACCTAACCCTCTACGAGGGTAACGACTGCGAGCACAGCGTTGTGGGTCGCCTGCAGGCCGTGCAGGCACAGTCCCTGAAATCCTTTGCCGAACGCACTGCCATCTACTGGCACAAGCTGCTCCTCAAGCGGCTGTCCAGCGAATTCGAGGCGGTCCTGAAGAGCATGCGCTGGGCGCATCTGGAACAGCAAACCCTCAACTATTCACCCACACGAGACACTGCCAAGGCGCAACTACTTGCCGAGTACATGTTCCTCATCAAGTCTCCGGCCGAAGAGCATGCGCCACTGCAAAGCATCACGCCCAGCATCGTTTGCGAGCCCATTAACCAGGTGGTGCAGCTCCTATTGGCGCCATATCGCCAGCGTTTCACATTTCACTTCACAGGCAccaggcaaacaaatagaCTAGACAAGCCCGAGTGGTTCTATACGCAAATTCTCAACTGGGGCAAGGAGACGCATTTCTTTGTGGGCAAAACATTTCAACCATCTGCTATCAAAGCGGGCAAACTAGATTACAATCTCAGG CTGGAGTTTATGCGAGGTCTGGTTCAGTTAGCCATTGAGAAGTTGGCGGTGGATATAGAACAGATTGCCCAAGACGAGCTACTATTTGCCCATCTGCTGGACGAGACGCTGGCCTTTGAATCCGAGTTGCGGGAAACATTTGGGTATCCGGCTAGTTTTCCCAGCGCTATATCTGTAATCACGCAGCCCATGTATTTGCTTCGCTGGATTTCACTGGAAGAACGAT TTTGTGCGGAAAAAATGGATGAAATTCTGCAAGCGGAGACGCCATTCCAGCTAATTGATCCCAACACATTCGAGGACGATCTGAAAATTCCCAAGTGTGCGGATCAGTTCATGCGACTGCTGGACGCCATTAAGGATCGCTACTACGGGCTGATTCAACCTGGCCACCAACTGCAGTTCCTGCACCTGCAACTGGAGCTGATCGATAGTTTCCGACGGCGCCTGGTGCAGCTGCACAGCAGTGGAGCGGTGCCAAGCATTCCCGTTCTGAATGCCATCAACTATTTGGTAATGGTGTTGCGCGAATGGGGCGAAAACGTGCATTATCTTCACTTGCATGCGGCACTGGCCGGTCCAAATGCAACTGAGATTAACTCAGTGTTCGAACATGCGGTCGCAGAACTGGAGCATTGGGCCAGACAACTAATGCGCAATCTGGCTACCAAGGCAACCAATGAAATGAAAGCGAAATCGATGAGCTATCGCCATGATGCGTGGCCAACGATGCCCGAACAAAACTGCCGGGAGCCGTTTATCCTCTCGCCTAGTGGTGGCGAAATGTTCCAGGTGCTGGTCACGCTGCTACACAATCTGGACCGGGAACTGTCCGCCAATCTGTTCAATCAGACGCTTCGTTTGATAGCCCATCAAATTGATGAGTTCATGCTCGAGAGCATGGTCATGAACACAAAGTTCGCACCCGCTGGGGCAGCGCAATTCAATTATGACATGACGCGCAATTTATTCGCACTCTTTGGACAGTATACGCGACGTCCCGAGCTGCTCTTTAAACG AATACACGATGCCTGCAAACTGCTGGCGGCGGCACGGGGAACtgctttgttgctgctggaaaCGCTGCGCAGTAATCAATCGGTGGAGGAGAAAACGAAGCCGCTGAGGGAGCTGCATGTGCTCAGCATGGACAGCAAACAGTGCATTGAGGTTCTGGAGCGGAGGACGGACATAAAGATGTTTTAA
- the LOC6533296 gene encoding major facilitator superfamily domain-containing protein 1, whose protein sequence is MAREDEERIVDNEEVSQPTEEDQVVGRRDNGRRDNELSLPSGGCCMPSSTSHRLMALVFMCLLGFGSYFCYDAPGALQNHFKQDLHLTSAQFTLIYSIYSWPNVVLCFVGGFLIDRLFGIRLGTIIYMLILLVGQLIFACGGILDAFWMMILGRFIFGIGAESLAVAQNSYAVLWFKGKELNMVFGLQLSVARFGSTVNFWVMQPIYDYVSKFYKDHTALGVVLLLATLTCLMSMTCALILGWMDKRAERILQRNTNPAGQIPKLTDVFSFKPPFWMVSIICVAYYVAIFPFIALGQKFFIDRFGFSPAEANTVDSLVYLIAAVSSPVFGFIIDKLGRNVTWVFTATLTTIGAHALLTFTQVTPYVGMVIMGLSYSMLAASLWPLVALIIPEYQLGTAYGFCQSIQNLGLAVITIVAGIISDYSGSEHMWLQLFFMGWLTIALISTGIIWAYNNKHRGNLNMTPQQRAQFVSAENYQNFE, encoded by the coding sequence ATGGCGCGCGAGGACGAGGAACGCATCGTTGACAATGAGGAGGTGTCGCAACCGACGGAGGAGGACCAAGTGGTCGGTCGGCGTGACAATGGACGGCGTGACAATGAACTGAGCCTTCCATCCGGCGGCTGCTGTATGCCCTCGAGCACGAGCCATCGGCTCATGGCTCTGGTGTTCATGTGCCTGCTGGGATTCGGCTCGTATTTCTGTTACGATGCACCCGGCGCCCTGCAGAACCATTTCAAGCAGGATCTTCACCTGACCTCCGCCCAGTTTACGCTCATCTACTCCATTTACTCGTGGCCCAATGTCGTTCTGTGCTTCGTCGGCGGTTTCCTGATCGATCGCCTGTTTGGCATTCGACTGGGCACGATTATCTACATGCTGATCCTGCTGGTGGGTCAGCTGATCTTTGCCTGCGGAGGCATACTGGACGCCTTCTGGATGATGATCCTGGGACGATTCATCTTTGGCATTGGCGCCGAATCACTGGCCGTGGCCCAGAACAGTTATGCGGTGCTCTGGTTCAAGGGCAAGGAACTGAACATGGTATTTGGCCTGCAGCTGTCGGTGGCCCGATTCGGCAGTACCGTCAACTTCTGGGTGATGCAGCCCATCTATGACTATGTGAGCAAATTTTACAAGGATCATACCGCTCTGGGCGTCGTCTTGCTGCTGGCTACCCTCACCTGTCTGATGTCTATGACCTGTGCCCTCATCCTCGGCTGGATGGACAAAAGGGCCGAGCGGATTTTGCAGCGTAACACCAACCCGGCTGGACAGATTCCAAAGCTCACTGATGTCTTCTCGTTCAAGCCACCATTTTGGATGGTTTCTATCATTTGCGTCGCCTACTATGTGGCCATCTTTCCATTCATTGCCCTCGGACAGAAATTCTTCATCGATCGCTTTGGTTTTAGCCCCGCAGAGGCCAACACTGTGGACTCGCTGGTGTATCTAATTGCAGCAGTATCGTCCCCTGTCTTCGGTTTCATCATCGACAAATTGGGCAGGAATGTGACCTGGGTGTTTACCGCGACACTGACCACCATTGGTGCCCATGCCCTGCTTACGTTCACTCAGGTGACACCCTATGTGGGCATGGTCATTATGGGACTTTCGTATTCCATGCTGGCCGCTAGCCTGTGGCCACTGGTGGCGCTCATCATTCCGGAATACCAATTGGGCACGGCCTACGGCTTCTGCCAGTCGATACAAAATCTTGGCTTAGCGGTCATCACCATCGTGGCTGGAATCATCTCGGATTACAGCGGCAGTGAGCACATGTGGCTACAGTTGTTCTTCATGGGTTGGCTGACCATTGCCCTGATCTCCACTGGTATCATCTGGGCCTACAACAACAAGCACCGCGGTAATCTCAACATGACTCCCCAGCAACGGGCACAGTTTGTCAGCGCCGAGAATTATCAGAACTTTGAATAG
- the LOC6533297 gene encoding uncharacterized protein LOC6533297 — protein sequence MDSTDTTQRKPRRTHGTPSYTYRNRFAYALLAVGTVLFGIWSLTPIQRIANEKLSQAVAQTEQERDRKGLFQFAAPRTSEFIKQAIEESEEQKNK from the exons ATGGATTCCACGGACACCACCCAGCGGAAGCCCAGACGCACCCACGGCACACCATCCTATACGTACCGCAATCGATTCGCCTACGCCCTACTGGCCGTCGGAACTGTGCTCTTCGGCATTTGGAG CCTGACTCCCATCCAGCGCATTGCCAACGAGAAGCTGTCCCAGGCGGTGGCCCAAACGGAACAGGAGCGCGATAGGAAAGGACTCTTTCAGTTCGCCGCTCCAAGGACTTCGGAGTTCATCAAGCAGGCCATCGAGGAGAGCGAGGAGCAAAAGAACAAATAA